Within Meles meles chromosome 19, mMelMel3.1 paternal haplotype, whole genome shotgun sequence, the genomic segment AGTAGTGATGAGCAGCGACACATGGACCCAGAGCCACCTTGCTTCCCGGGTTGGCCAGGGGAAGCCCGGTGACCTGAGGAGTGCTTAGAGAATTAAGTGTAAGGGCTGTGACGTGTGGACATGATTTAAAGGCATGCTGGGCATGACTGATGAAAAGGGGTGCTGAGTGGACCAAAGGAAGTGGGGGCACATCCACAACACTGTCATGTTGAGAGAGTTGGTGTCTCAGATTAGGGTGGTGGGCAGGATGGGGAAAGAGGAGATGAGAGCTTCCCACGCCCCAAGTTAGACACGTTGGTAACTACACGTGTTTGCCCATTGCCAGGCACAGAACGTTCTGCTGGAGACCATTCCTGGAAAAGGTGTGCAGCAGAGTCGGAGACCCAAGGGGAACCTGAAGGAGACTCTGATGGAAGATCCGGGAGAGAGGACAATAGTGAAATTCCAAGAGCCTCAACTTCTGGAAGGTCCTGGTGAGCCTGGAAACTGGGAATTCAGAGGAGTTTGTGACTCTTCATCAGctgggaagtgggggtggggatccAGCACTGACATCTCTTGGGGGAAGAGAGCCCTGAAATGCCAAGCCTTCTCCATTCCTGACTGTCCTAGTGTCCTACGTACAACCTATCCCAGGTCCATTGGTTGATGGGAAGTTCTCGACCCACAGCGGCCTTTGGTCCAAAGGAGGTTGGTATCATTGAAAATGCTCTTTGTTAAGTGTTGTGTGTTAATCCTTTCAACAGATTCCATGAAGGCAAAGGGTGGAAAAAATCTCCAAGAAGGAGCCCACATTACAGATGTGCATGCTGACAGACCCTCCACCCACGTTTCAGAGAGACAAACTTCTCCTCAGAGTGGGAACCGAAGAGATTCTCAGAAAAGCCCAAGaaatcccaaaagaagaaaactgggcAACGCCTCCATTTCCGAAGAAGTACCTCAAGGAGGGACCCCATATTTGGATAAAGAAGTCTCAGCTCAACCTGCGTCCAGCTCGGTCCATCCTGTTGGGGAAAAAGCCACAGGACAGACACCAACCGTGTGCAGCATCTGTAAGAGAGGGTTTCGTTATAAATCTCAGTTTCACATTCACTGGAGGACACACACAGGAGAGAGGCCGTTCAGATGCGATGCCTGCACGGGGGCGTTCACGCAGCCTTCAGACCTCCGCGTGCACCAGCGAATCCACACCGGGGAGAAGCCCTACTCCTGCGAGCTCTGCCACCAGACCTTCACCCACGACTCCACCCTTCGGAGCCACCGCCGGGTCCACACCAAGGAGAAGCCTTACGTGTGTGCGGACTGCGGGAAAGCTTTCAGCCACAAGGGGAATCTCAATGTCCACCTTCGCACCCACTCTGGGTTGAAACCCTACACGTGTCCCGAGTGCCACGGCGCCTTTCGTCAGCTGGGAACTTTCAAGCGCCACCAAAAAACCCACGCAAAATGACTTCCTGACGATTCCGCAGGCAAGGCGACCGGGTCCAAGTCCCTTACGCCCCAAGAAGGAGGTTAAGGGTGATTTGTCCCCAATTTTGGAAAAATGACAGGACATCTCAAGCACTTATAAGGTTTCCGGAACACAGAAGCTGTCCCCTGAAAGTTAATTATGAGGATTTTGGAATGATGACGTCTTACctattggttttcattttctgtctcaTTGCTATTCTTGCAATGAAGGCCAGTcttattttcaatatttcctaaTAAAATCGTGGCTGCAGATTGTCTTCCTGTTatcctttatttccttataaGGTGAGATATGATCCAAGTAGGgtggccagatttttttttttttaagattttatttatttgacagagagagacagagagagagggaacacaagcagggggagtcggagagggagaagctggcttcttgcagagctgggaacccaatatggggctggatcgtaggaccccgggatcatgacctgagtcgaaggcagatgcccaacgactgaggcCCCCAGGTACCCCGAATGGCCAGATTAAATAGGAGATACCCAGTgaagtttgaatttcagatgGACCCGTTTTAAGTATAGACACATTCTGATTTATTTATCATATCCCtgagcaacttaaaaaaaaaagacattttggggtgcctgggtggctcagtgggttaagccgctgccttcggctcaggtcatgatctcagggtcctgggatcgagtcccgcatcaggctctctgctcagcagggagcctgcttccctctctctctctgtctgcctctctgtctacttgtgatctctctctgtcaaaaaaataaataaaatcttaaaaaaaaaaagacatttttttagaGCAGCTTCAGATTCACAAAACAGCAGAAGTCCAGAGTTTTTCccagaggacccccccccccaccccgtcccttccCCACACAAACACGTCCTCCCTTACCATCGGCAGTCCAGGCCAAAAGTGATGAGGCCCCGCTGATGTCATTGTTCCCCCAAGCCTAGGGTTGAGGGGTCACTCAGTGTTGCCCCTTCCCTGGGCTTAGACGCAGGACGGGGACCTACTGTGAGGGTCTTGCGCGGAGCAGTTCCTCTGCCCTAAAATCCTTCGTGCTCTGCCTGTCCCAGCCGCTTTCTCTTGGGCACCTGAATCATTGCTAAACTGGGTGACCTGTCATTTCCCACGTGGACTCCGGAAGCACTTGGAGCCACTGGTTAGTAGGCTGCCTTAACTGAGGGACACAGACATCGCCTGGAGGCTCTGTGAAGCCGCAGGTGAATGGCCCACGCTCCACTCTGGGGCGGGACCTGGGAACCTGCATTTTAAGGAATTTGAGTTTCAGAATCCGTTTTCTTGACCGCCTGTGCCCCACACCATTTCCTCTATTAACCTTGTGCGTTAGGATGGCATGTCTGTCTACTGACTTATTAACGCTCAAAGGCCCGTACTTGACTCATTTCCTTGCTTTCCGTGtaatgcccccctcccccgccgtcaggatcccactcttcctgcttccttAAAGTCAGACTCCTTGGTAGTGAGTTTCTTCGATCTTCTTGTTTTTGACATCCCGAGAATCTGCACTTTTAAGAAATCCCCAAGGGATATGGATGCTTCTGCTCTTGGGAAATTTTGAGAAAAGCAGATTTTGGGTCCAGTAACCTTCAGGGCTCTGAGTCTGTTCCTTCCTACATGGGGTCCTGTCGCGGCCAGCGCGGCAAATCaaccaggaacgtgagggtaagaggatggtgaaagaaaaagacttgtgAGACAaagaggtgggggcaggaggagccctgaggaggatgtccaacagagccGACTATactcagggcagtgaggcattatatagccaaagtaactattttcaactggttacaaaagaatttgctacgtgacaaaaaaccctccagaccaggcctgttttgcccacttgAGATcaacacctgcaggcaatggctgatgttagtctGATTGTTccgtattgatacaagaagtaacaacaaacctgagagtcaTCTATGAGCTGTGCTGGAGCAGCAAGGACCAGTgaagagtttatgaccccaaccaaattgctctcatctaactagtaaacgtgtGTGAAGTCACGTTGGCGAGTGCACagcacatagcacagaccctttctcagtgctactcaacttccGTCCTAAGCCTCTTGTTAGGCCATTTGGACAttgaaggagacacaagtcagggcctggtttggtcctcccACAGGGTCCATTTAcaaaagtcccgtttccagggaGGAGGGTTTAAGCTCCTTCCCTGGGGGCAGGTGCCCGGTATGCGACCTGGTGTATGTGTGTGGACTCTCGTCTCCTCTAGACTTGAGGGCCTGAGCAGTCTTGGAGAGGAGTCCACAAGGCCATTCTCCGTCTTGGCGATGAAGCCTGATTTCCTTCACCAGACCTAGAAAACGTATTCCTGAGACGACCTGCTCGTTTACCTTCATCACAGGGACGCCCACCAGGGAAACTCACCCAGAGGTTCTTTGCAGCCCAGTTTCCCAATCTGGCAGCAAGTTGGAGTCaacttcaaaaaatcaaaaaacacaccaaaaaaccccacctgCGAGTGGGGGCCACATCCAGAGAGAAGGATTTGGCTGGTGTGGGATGTGGCCCGGGCATTGGGAGCGTTACAGGTCTCCTGGGAGATCCCAGCGTGTGGCGGATAAAAAGAGGATGAACATTGCTCTGTATTCCCAGAGAtctgcttccctgcccccgcGGTATCTCCATGCCTCCAGGACACAGTTAGGATTCGGGAAGGGGGTGAGTGGGTCAAGGATGAGCAACCTTTCCTAACCTCCACCAGCTGCGTCCACACGGCTGTGATCCGCATTAGAAATTAaatagcagggcgcctgggtggctcctgcggatgggtgactgccttcagctccggtcaccatcctggagtccagggatccgGATGGAACcttgcattgagctccctgctcagcggggtgtctgtttctccctctgcacccccacactcctttctctctcttaaatgaaaaaataaaatctttttttaaaagaaattaaataacaatcAGGCCCAAACCTACTGAATCCGAAGGCTGGGGTTGGGCTCCTGCGCTCCATTGAAGGAGGGACTCTAAGACATTCTAAATTCTAAGACTTTCCAGCAGCTGCCCCTTCATCATTGGTTCTTACGCTGGCAATCACCTGGGTACAGTTtcgttttgtctgtttttgaaatAACTATAGGTTCACAGGAAGTTGCAGAAATAGGACAGGGAGATCTGTGTCTTCATCCAGGCTGTCAAAAAGTGCCCAAAGCCCATGTCTTTCAACATGTAGAGGGGACACGAGGTTGGAGAAGGCAGGTGTGAGGACACACATATTTTCACTTCTTCCAGGCTGTTCTCTCAGCCGCCCACTCGGGCCTTCTCCCCACACCGCGTCCCTAAAACAGCTCTCACCAGACTCCGCAGTGATTTGGGCCCGTCAGTCAGCATCCATCTTCAGTCCTCTAAGTCCCACTCTGTGGCCGGAGATGGAATTAGCCATTCACGCCACCAGCTCGAAACCCTACGTGCCCTTGGCTTCCTCTTCCCTAActggcttctccccttccctctctgccacaCATGCTCCTTTTCTCCCAGATTTCTGAATAGCGCATGCCTCTGTTctgggttaaaaaagaaaaagattgttaGCATGAAAAACAGTTTGAATTTTATTAAGATGTAGACATTCACGATGGGGTAATTATAAAATACAGGGACAATAAAATGCTCTTAAAAAGGATACTTCCAATATCCAGAGACATGAGTTGTTAACATGCtcaatttctttccctttaataATTTTACTTGCAAGTCGCGGCATTGTATTGACACTCTCGTAAATTGGTCCAGTTAGGTTTTTCTTTAATTACATacttatttgttaatttattttgaaaaaaaaagtatcaaaaaaaaGGAACCCCTTATCGTCTCCCAGAAATGGGATATTGATAATATCCCATGACCTTTGCATCTCTGTAGACATGCCCCTGAGAATTCGTCTCTCAGCTTCTTCACCTGCAGAAAACCAGCATCACCAATCCTAGTTTATCATtactttaaaacttaattttattaaagaCGCATGCATGCCTAAGAATATgttgtttagtttttcttttttttttttctttctttttttttttttgaacagaagAATAACGGACTGAAGCTAATCTTCCTGGATTCGCTTTTTCCCACTCAACTTTGTTGCTGAAATGCACCCAGGTTTTTGAGTACGACGGTAGCATCCGCATTTATTGTTACTGTCCTGTGTTCTTCTCATGGCGTGTGTTACAATGTAGCCGTCCCCTTGGCTGCTGCTGCCGGTCTGTGTATCACACGCATTTCTCTGCCCCTCTACAGACTGGCCCGGGTGGGCGGCATGACATTAGGGACTGAAGCAGACGTTATTAAACGTTGCGGGTTGGCAGCGTGAGGTCTCCTGTTGAGAGGTTATCCTGTGTCCTTGACCTTGAAGAAACACGTTGCTTCCTTGGAGGGGGCGGCGTGCAAGGCCTGCGGAGGGGACGCGCGTCGCAAGCGGCCGCAGCGTCCCTCCGCGGGCTCCGGGCTGCAGGGACGAGCGTCCGCGTCCAGGCTGGCGCCGCCGGTCCCCCGCGCGGCTCGGTCGTTCTGACTGCGGATGTCTGGGAGCGAGAGATTGTCCTCGTTGATTTTAGGGTCCGTTCGCGTGCTTATTGCGACCACAGCCGGTAGGTGGCAGCGAAGGCCGCGGACCCGGGGGCGCTCGCCGGGGCTTCCCCAGGAGGGGGTCACGTCGCCGAGCATCTCCCGAAAGGACCTCTCCGCTCTCCGTGGGGCTGACGGTGGAGGGAGCGGGCGGAGGCTGGGCCGGCGGGGGATGGGCTGGATGGAGCCTGCGGGGATGAGCCGGGCGTCGTAGGGGAgagaagaatcactaaattctactcccgaCACCAGGATGACGCGGTACCTTCACTAaccggaatttaaataaaaacttggggaaaaagtCATCATGAAGTATTTTGTTACACAAATTATTCTTATGAAGCCCGATGTAttacacagagaaaaaaactgtGATTACTAATAACGATCTTCAAATTAGATTGtaacctgttttatttatttatgcagcTTTACGTGACCTAAATTGCCGTCATTTTGCA encodes:
- the LOC123930627 gene encoding zinc finger and SCAN domain-containing protein 5B-like, which codes for MATDQNSGGQKKPQGSPGTELPRSVPSQGAFDRTRDGDRETWHLSFRAFIGSETSDPLEDLRRLGELCYLWLRPDLHTKEQILDVLVLEQFLISAPPEVQVLVKESGVRSCEDLRDLLRSNETPKTWTIVTLQGQQFLVRSSDAQMAGAEVSDMDLVVDLSKKPRSSVSETRPEDSEKVSRELQNLPGVNEPSTGQAQNVLLETIPGKGVQQSRRPKGNLKETLMEDPGERTIVKFQEPQLLEGPERQTSPQSGNRRDSQKSPRNPKRRKLGNASISEEVPQGGTPYLDKEVSAQPASSSVHPVGEKATGQTPTVCSICKRGFRYKSQFHIHWRTHTGERPFRCDACTGAFTQPSDLRVHQRIHTGEKPYSCELCHQTFTHDSTLRSHRRVHTKEKPYVCADCGKAFSHKGNLNVHLRTHSGLKPYTCPECHGAFRQLGTFKRHQKTHAK